A single window of Mycolicibacterium madagascariense DNA harbors:
- a CDS encoding D-alanyl-D-alanine carboxypeptidase family protein: MRILLAATAVALTAALTAPVASALPDVQPAGTVTAPPDGPAPSWLVADLDSGKILGSRDPTGVHAPASTIKPLLAMVVLDHLNPNAVARANVSHTQVECSCVGLVPGQAYTTTQLLAGLLMVSGNDAANMLADMLGGQQVAVAAMNAKAQALGARSTHASSPSGLDGPGWETLTTPYDLALIYRQALKYPLIAKIFQSPTASFPGKDGTPKTLTAQNELLARYPGDFAGKTGYTDLARKTFVTAAARNGRRLLVVLMYGSGDLYGQATDLFDWGFAQPA, translated from the coding sequence GTGCGCATCCTGCTCGCGGCGACGGCGGTCGCCCTCACCGCGGCACTGACCGCACCCGTCGCGTCGGCGCTGCCCGACGTACAGCCCGCGGGCACCGTCACCGCGCCACCCGACGGTCCCGCGCCGTCCTGGCTGGTCGCCGACCTCGACAGCGGCAAGATCCTGGGCAGCCGCGACCCCACCGGGGTCCACGCGCCCGCCAGCACGATCAAGCCCCTGCTGGCCATGGTCGTGCTCGACCACCTCAACCCCAACGCCGTGGCGCGGGCGAACGTGAGCCACACCCAGGTCGAATGCTCGTGCGTCGGGTTGGTGCCCGGCCAGGCCTACACCACGACGCAGCTGCTCGCGGGTCTGCTGATGGTGTCGGGCAACGACGCCGCCAACATGCTGGCCGACATGCTCGGCGGCCAGCAGGTGGCGGTGGCCGCGATGAACGCCAAGGCGCAGGCGCTCGGCGCCCGCAGCACGCATGCCTCGTCACCGTCGGGCCTCGACGGGCCGGGATGGGAAACCCTCACCACGCCTTACGATCTCGCGCTCATCTATCGCCAGGCCCTCAAATATCCGTTGATCGCCAAGATCTTTCAGTCGCCGACGGCCTCGTTCCCCGGCAAGGACGGCACCCCCAAGACCCTGACCGCCCAGAACGAACTGCTCGCGCGCTACCCCGGCGACTTCGCGGGCAAGACCGGCTACACCGACCTCGCGCGCAAGACGTTCGTCACCGCCGCCGCCCGCAACGGCCGACGTCTGCTGGTGGTGCTGATGTACGGCTCCGGCGATCTCTACGGCCAAGCGACCGACCTGTTCGACTGGGGCTTCGCCCAGCCCGCCTAG
- a CDS encoding D-alanyl-D-alanine carboxypeptidase family protein, translated as MVRILGALAVVLVALLPGSQVWGTAVAGADADGPPAGAPQLPTGPAPAWIVADLDSGEILAGHDEYVTHPPASTIKVLLALVALDEVPLDATVTADADDVNVECSCAGVQAGHTYTAQELLDGLLLVSGNDAANTLAHLLGGKDAAVAKMNAKAVLLGTTGTRAGSPSGLNGPGIDGYTTPHDLAVIFRAALANPVFAAITTAPSAPFPGANGPVTLVNQDQMLGRYPGMLGGKTGFTDAARKTFVGAAQRDGRRLVVAMMYGLVVEGGPTYWDQATGLLDWGFAQDRSQGIGTL; from the coding sequence ATGGTGAGGATCCTCGGCGCCCTGGCGGTCGTCCTCGTCGCGCTGCTGCCCGGTTCGCAGGTGTGGGGCACCGCCGTCGCGGGCGCCGACGCGGACGGGCCACCGGCGGGCGCACCGCAACTTCCGACCGGCCCGGCACCCGCCTGGATCGTCGCCGACCTGGACTCCGGCGAGATACTCGCGGGCCACGACGAGTACGTCACCCATCCCCCCGCCAGCACGATCAAGGTGTTGCTCGCGCTGGTCGCGCTCGACGAGGTCCCGTTGGACGCGACGGTCACCGCCGACGCCGACGACGTCAACGTCGAATGCAGCTGCGCCGGCGTGCAGGCCGGTCACACCTACACCGCGCAGGAATTGCTCGACGGGCTGCTGCTGGTGTCGGGCAACGATGCGGCGAACACGCTGGCGCACCTGCTCGGCGGCAAGGACGCCGCCGTGGCGAAGATGAACGCCAAGGCCGTCCTGCTCGGCACGACCGGCACGCGCGCCGGCTCGCCGTCGGGCCTGAACGGTCCCGGCATCGACGGGTACACGACCCCGCACGACCTGGCCGTCATCTTCCGGGCAGCGCTGGCCAATCCCGTGTTCGCCGCCATCACGACGGCGCCCTCCGCCCCGTTCCCCGGCGCGAACGGTCCGGTGACGCTGGTCAACCAGGATCAGATGCTCGGCCGCTACCCGGGCATGCTCGGCGGCAAGACCGGCTTCACCGACGCCGCGCGCAAGACGTTCGTCGGCGCCGCCCAGCGCGACGGCAGGCGGCTGGTGGTGGCCATGATGTACGGGCTCGTCGTGGAAGGCGGCCCGACCTACTGGGATCAGGCGACGGGTCTGCTCGACTGGGGTTTCGCGCAGGACCGCTCTCAGGGCATCGGCACGCTGTAG